The following is a genomic window from Bacillus sp. V2I10.
CCATAAGGTTTGGCGTTTTTGCCATCTTCCTAAAATTGGCATTATATTAACTTGAAATGTATATCATATACATTTTTTAACTAACTTCCCCAATTAGTTTTATTCTTTTTTAAAACATAAAGGTTAATTAATGTATCAGTATGAGATACTAAGCCTAAAAATATTTTGAGGAGGATTCTTAAATTGAAACCTCAGAAAAAGTCAACAAATATAGAACTGACATGTACCGAAATCGGTGGGCTTTGGGGCGTTTTTATTCAAGAGAGTATGAGCACTTGTTTCCTTACATATTTTTTGCATCATCTTCAAGATGAGGAAATCATACCTCTAACAAAAGAGGCATTGCAAATATCTCAAGGGCGATTAGACAAAATGAAAAATATATTCCTTGCTGAAAACTTCCCATTTCCCGCGGCTTTTTCAGAAGGTGATGTCAATTTGTCTGCCCCTCCGCTATTTCACGATGTGTTTACCCTGAGTTACATTTACATGATGAATCGGCTAGGAATGATTAATTTTAGTTATACTGCCTCTAACAACGTTCGACTTGATGTGCTCGACTTTTTTACAGAGTGTATTCATACATCTACCGAGATGTTCGGCAAAGCAGTCAAGATGATGTTGTCAAAAGGCATTTATGATCGTCCACCTAAAATGGAGTACCCAAAAGAAATCGAGTTTGTCCAGAAGGAATCATTTATTTCCGGTATTATTGGCAAAAAGCGTCCGTTGAATGCAATTGAATTGTCCGAGATATTTTTTAACATTGAGCGAAATTACTTCTCAATTCTTATCATGCTCGGATTTGCTCAAGTAATAAAGGACAAGAAACTGAAGGATCACATTATTAGAGGGAAAATTATCAGTGAAAAACAAATTTCATTTTTTAACAATTTACTAATGAAAGAAGATCTCCTCGGTACGGTGACGGTGAACATGGAAGTAACTGATTCTACTGTATCACCATTTTCAGACAAACTTATCATGTCTATGATAAATGTATTAAATTCAGTGGACATCAGCTTAATTTCACACGCCTTGTCAGTATCGATGAGAACAGATCTTACAGCTCAATATAGTAAAATTATTGCAGAGGTAATGATGTACGCCAAAGACACATTTGATATAGTGGTTGAAAAGAAATGGCTGGAACAACCTCCGCTTGTGACAAACAGAGATAAGTTGATAAACTCGTAGTAATAAAGCTAAAAATGCGTTAGTTTAAGAAACAGTACAAAAGGATCTTTCAGCCGAAGATCCTTTTTCATTGCCTAATAAGTCGCTTTATGTAAATTAGGCTGAAAAAGAAATATATTATTTTTAATCCGTAATCGGGCGCTTATCTGTAAAAGGTAAGTGTCCTTTTTACTGGAATAAAAGATTGAGTTAATCACCTAATTTTGAAATAATTGGTATTAAGCAATCGGGCAGGATTATTGAAGAGTTGTTTCAAGAGTTTGATCAACAATCTGGCCATATAATTGAACAACACTTAGCAGTTAATTTGAAGATTTATGTTAAAAATAGAGATTGTGAAGGAATGTACTTAAAGTAACGGAGCAGGTGTGCGGCCGAGCCTAGGTCGTATCATATAGCGGGTGGGATTCCCGTCGAGTAAGAACTAGCCATTCGCTCGTAGCGAGTCTTGGAGGGCTAAAGGTAACTTTAGTCTTTAAGCGTAGACAGCTAGGTGGAGCAGCCGTCAAGGCTGAAAATCTTATGGAGTGAAAGTCTCCTGTCATCAATTGACCGATTCGGATGACTAGCATATCCAATGCGTGGGGAGGTAACGAACTACGTTCTGCTTGGAAGTAAAAGTCACGGCGGCCTATTTTACACAGAGAGGATAAGGTCGGAACAGTCTGTGTGGCGAGCAAACACAGAGGCCAGAAGGATTTAACGAATACTGCAATCCCGAAATCTACGCCCCTCAAAGAAACTGTTCGAGGGATGTTTTGCTTAGCGTCGACCTTTGCCTAACGGGGGAAGACCGATGTCTTACGGGAAGAAACGGTCAAAAGCACCGTAAGAGCAGCCGGGGTATGGGTTCTGGCATCTGTGGAAAGATTTTCAGAGATAACAACGGGAAGGTCCTACTTCAAATTGGGAAGGTACTAACCAATAAAGACCTATCATATAAGAGGCTAATAGAAAATGGTAGGATGATTTAGGATTGGCGCATGAGGTCGTAGTAGCAATGATGGAAGGGTAATGCCTTCTTAAGTGTAAGGAAATTACACTCCTATCAAGGTAACACCTTTGATAGGGCAAAGGACCTCTGGGCACTTGGAATGTTTGAGCATTATAGACTCTGAGCTATAAAGTATGTTTAAACTAGCTTACAAGTAAACCTACAAATGATGGGGGAATATGTGTACCGACATTTAATCCTGCGGTTGTATGGGAAGGCTTGTAGGTGATTAATCCAAGGTCAGAACCGGACTCGGGAAATCCGACCGTCCGGGATCGTAGGGGGGCTACAAGAAACGTGAATCATAATTGATTGCGCGCGCTTGTTTTCTACCCGACAGCGGGCCGAAAGCCAAGTGGTTGAAGGGATTGAGCTCCATAATGTTAGTAAATCGAGAGGGCTGATGCCTTACCTGCAGCAGAAAGCTACATTTTATTCTTCGTTAAGGGCAAGATGGATAAAACCTCTCTGGAGTCAGAGACCTTGGCACGTTACACATTGATATGATACGGCAACTCGGGAGACCCTACCGGTCTTTTCTTTTTTTTTAGAAGAGTATGGTGTACAAGCGATAACAAGCAAGGAAACCAAATGCCGATGTAGGGAGTCGGATAGCAGCGTAGTACCGATGAAGTTGGGTAATGCCGATGGAGGAAAGGCTAGCTACCAGTTATCACCCTTACTAGGGACACATTTACTACACACAGAGGTAGGGATAATAAATGGAAACAAAACTAATAAGGATAGCAGAACTAGCAAAATCTGATCCTAAAATGAAATTTACATCTCTTGTACATTTACTAAATGAGCAATCACTAGTTCAATGTCATCTTGAATTACCTAATAAGAAGGCAACTGGAGTAAACGGTACAACTAAAGAGCAATACAGTGAAAATCTAGAAGAAAACATAGAGGATTTAGTATGTAGGCTTAAAAGCAAAAGCTATCGTCCTGTTCCAGTAAGGAGAATGTATATTCCAAAGCTCAACTCAAACAAGAAAAGACCATTGGGAATACCGGAACATGAAGATAAGATTGTTCAGAAAGGCATTACGAAGATACTAAATACCATCTATGAAAATGATTTTCTAGACTGCTCTTTTGGATTCCGTCCAAATCGTAATTGCCACGATGCTTTGAAAATACTGAACCACTACATTGAAAAGAGGTCAGTAAACTATGTAGTAGATGTAGATATTAAAGGATTCTTTGACAACGTTGACCACATATGGATGATGGAGTTCTTAAAACTGCGAATTGCTGACCCTAACTTACTAAGTATAATTGGTAGGTTTCTTAAAGGTGGATATATGGAGGAAGGTAGAAAACACAAAACAGATAATGGTACACCGCAAGGTGGAGTAATATCACCTGTATTAGCTAATGTATACCTCCATTATGTCCTCGACCTTTGGTTTGAGAAAAGGGTTAGAAAACAGTGCAAAGGACAAGCATACATAGTGAGATATGCAGATGATTTTGTTTGTTGTTTTCAATATAAGAGTGAAGCTCAGGAATTCTTCCATTCTTTAAAGATGAGATTAAAGAAGTTTAACCTAGAAATAGCTGAGGATAAAACCAAAATTATTCCCTTCGGGAGGTTTGCGGAGAAAAATGCAAATCAAAAGGGAGAGGGTAAACCAGCAACCTTTGATTTCTTAGGCTTTACACACTATTGTGGGAAGAGTAAACAAGGTAACTTCCGAGTAAAGCGGAAATCAAGTAGGAAGAAAGTTCAAGGCAAACTCAAGGAATCTAAAGAATGGTTAAAGAATAATAGAAATAAAGATATTCATATGATTATGGATAGATTCAAACGCTCACTAACAGGTTATTACAACTATTACTGCATCACAGATAATACCCAAAATGTTAACAACTTCAAAGACAAAATCCAATACTTACTGTTTAAGTGGCTCAATAGAAGAAGTCAAAGAAAATCCTTTACTTGGGATAAGTACAGACTCTTTCTTGATAAATATCCACTACCATCACCAAGAATTAAAGTGAATATATACGATTTAAGAAAAGAGATTAGCTACATTCTGTAAATGATGACTAGGAGGAGCCGTGTGCGTTAATAGCGCAAGCACGGTTCTGTGAGGGGGGAGAAATACAATCTACCGCAAGGTAGAGAGGTTCTCTTCTACTCGACT
Proteins encoded in this region:
- a CDS encoding DUF3231 family protein; protein product: MKPQKKSTNIELTCTEIGGLWGVFIQESMSTCFLTYFLHHLQDEEIIPLTKEALQISQGRLDKMKNIFLAENFPFPAAFSEGDVNLSAPPLFHDVFTLSYIYMMNRLGMINFSYTASNNVRLDVLDFFTECIHTSTEMFGKAVKMMLSKGIYDRPPKMEYPKEIEFVQKESFISGIIGKKRPLNAIELSEIFFNIERNYFSILIMLGFAQVIKDKKLKDHIIRGKIISEKQISFFNNLLMKEDLLGTVTVNMEVTDSTVSPFSDKLIMSMINVLNSVDISLISHALSVSMRTDLTAQYSKIIAEVMMYAKDTFDIVVEKKWLEQPPLVTNRDKLINS
- the ltrA gene encoding group II intron reverse transcriptase/maturase, which codes for METKLIRIAELAKSDPKMKFTSLVHLLNEQSLVQCHLELPNKKATGVNGTTKEQYSENLEENIEDLVCRLKSKSYRPVPVRRMYIPKLNSNKKRPLGIPEHEDKIVQKGITKILNTIYENDFLDCSFGFRPNRNCHDALKILNHYIEKRSVNYVVDVDIKGFFDNVDHIWMMEFLKLRIADPNLLSIIGRFLKGGYMEEGRKHKTDNGTPQGGVISPVLANVYLHYVLDLWFEKRVRKQCKGQAYIVRYADDFVCCFQYKSEAQEFFHSLKMRLKKFNLEIAEDKTKIIPFGRFAEKNANQKGEGKPATFDFLGFTHYCGKSKQGNFRVKRKSSRKKVQGKLKESKEWLKNNRNKDIHMIMDRFKRSLTGYYNYYCITDNTQNVNNFKDKIQYLLFKWLNRRSQRKSFTWDKYRLFLDKYPLPSPRIKVNIYDLRKEISYIL